One genomic region from Microcebus murinus isolate Inina chromosome 32, M.murinus_Inina_mat1.0, whole genome shotgun sequence encodes:
- the TARM1 gene encoding T-cell-interacting, activating receptor on myeloid cells protein 1 isoform X2 has translation MIPKLLPFLCFRLCVGQGDIRGNGSLPKPSLGAWPSSVAPAGGNVTLRCWTPARGVHFALRKGGAALELPQSPGSPEGPGEFHLADLQIRNAGEYTCEYYRQASPDTRSQPSDVLLLLVTGHLPKPSLSIYRQGKVTAGEKVTLQCQMPGHFVVPMMFALLKAGTSSPLQLRAPTGKETDFSLGSVTAGDTGKYSCVYYQTRAPFWASDPSDQLQISVMVSPGTMSSDYTTGNLLRLGLAALTVVIMAAFLFEAWYSQKASTSGSSLSGPHWKPGAGALEQHGCWDPDYSEQCGRDTARSGAKAPPCLPGN, from the exons ATGATCCCTAAGCTACTGCCCTTCCTCTGTTTCA GGCTGTGTGTTGGCCAAGGAGACATAAGGGGAAATG GGTCCCTGCCCAAGCCCTCCCTCGGTGCCTGGCCCAGCTCGGTGGCCCCAGCCGGCGGCAACGTGACCCTGCGATGCTGGACTCCCGCCAGGGGCGTGCACTTTGCTCTCAGAAAGGGAGGGGCTGCTCTGGAGCTGCCGCAGTCACCTGGTTCCCCAGAGGGCCCGGGCGAATTTCACCTCGCTGACCTCCAAATCAGAAACGCGGGAGAGTACACCTGCGAATACTACAGACAGGCGTCCCCCGACACAAGGTCACAGCCCAGCGACGTCCTTCTGCTGTTGGTCACAG GACACTTACCTAAACCTTCCCTCAGCATCTACCGCCAGGGTAAGGTGACTGCCGGAGAAAAGGTGACTCTGCAGTGCCAGATGCCAGGTCATTTCGTTGTGCCGATGATGTTTGCTCTGCTGAAGGCGGGAACTTCATCGCCCCTACAGCTCCGGGCTCCGACAGGGAAGGAGACAGACTTCTCCCTTGGGAGCGTGACAGCTGGTGACACGGGGAAGTACAGCTGTGTGTACTACCAGACAAGGgctcctttctgggcctcagacCCCAGTGATCAGCTTCAGATCTCGGTGATGG TTTCCCCAGGCACCATGTCGAGCGACTACACCACGGGGAACCTCCTACGACTCGGTCTGGCCGCCCTCACGGTGGTTATTATGGCAGCCTTCCTGTTTGAAGCCTGGTACAGCCAGAAGGCATCCACGAGTGGATCCAG cctCTCCGGCCCTCACTGGAAGCCTGGAGCAGGAGCTTTGGAGCAGCATGGTTGCTGGGACCCAGACTACTCAGAGCAGTGCGGCCGGGACACAGCTAGAAGTGGCGCAaaagcccctccctgcctccctgggaaCTAG
- the LOC105874717 gene encoding large ribosomal subunit protein eL42-like — protein sequence MVTVPKTRRAFCKKCGKHQPHQVTRYKKGKGSLYAQGKRRYDRKQSAYGGQTKPIFRKKAKATKKIVLRLECVEPNCRSKRMPAIQRCKHFELGGDMKRKGQVIQF from the coding sequence ATGGTCACTGTACCCAAAACCCGAAGAGCTTTCTGTAAGAAGTGTGGCAAGCATCAACCTCACCAAGTGACCCGGTATAAGAAGGGCAAGGGGTCCCTGTATGCCCAGGGAAAGAGGCGCTATGATCGGAAGCAGAGTGCCTATGGTGGGCAGACAAAGCCAATTTTCCGGAAGAAGGCTAAAGCCACAAAGAAGATTGTGCTAAGGCTGGAATGTGTTGAGCCTAACTGCAGATCCAAGAGGATGCCGGCCATTCAGAGATGCAAGCATTTTGAACTGGGCggagatatgaaaagaaaaggcCAAGTGATCCAGTTCTAA
- the TARM1 gene encoding T-cell-interacting, activating receptor on myeloid cells protein 1 isoform X1, translating into MIPKLLPFLCFNSLAGLCVGQGDIRGNGSLPKPSLGAWPSSVAPAGGNVTLRCWTPARGVHFALRKGGAALELPQSPGSPEGPGEFHLADLQIRNAGEYTCEYYRQASPDTRSQPSDVLLLLVTGHLPKPSLSIYRQGKVTAGEKVTLQCQMPGHFVVPMMFALLKAGTSSPLQLRAPTGKETDFSLGSVTAGDTGKYSCVYYQTRAPFWASDPSDQLQISVMVSPGTMSSDYTTGNLLRLGLAALTVVIMAAFLFEAWYSQKASTSGSSLSGPHWKPGAGALEQHGCWDPDYSEQCGRDTARSGAKAPPCLPGN; encoded by the exons ATGATCCCTAAGCTACTGCCCTTCCTCTGTTTCA ATTCTCTTGCAGGGCTGTGTGTTGGCCAAGGAGACATAAGGGGAAATG GGTCCCTGCCCAAGCCCTCCCTCGGTGCCTGGCCCAGCTCGGTGGCCCCAGCCGGCGGCAACGTGACCCTGCGATGCTGGACTCCCGCCAGGGGCGTGCACTTTGCTCTCAGAAAGGGAGGGGCTGCTCTGGAGCTGCCGCAGTCACCTGGTTCCCCAGAGGGCCCGGGCGAATTTCACCTCGCTGACCTCCAAATCAGAAACGCGGGAGAGTACACCTGCGAATACTACAGACAGGCGTCCCCCGACACAAGGTCACAGCCCAGCGACGTCCTTCTGCTGTTGGTCACAG GACACTTACCTAAACCTTCCCTCAGCATCTACCGCCAGGGTAAGGTGACTGCCGGAGAAAAGGTGACTCTGCAGTGCCAGATGCCAGGTCATTTCGTTGTGCCGATGATGTTTGCTCTGCTGAAGGCGGGAACTTCATCGCCCCTACAGCTCCGGGCTCCGACAGGGAAGGAGACAGACTTCTCCCTTGGGAGCGTGACAGCTGGTGACACGGGGAAGTACAGCTGTGTGTACTACCAGACAAGGgctcctttctgggcctcagacCCCAGTGATCAGCTTCAGATCTCGGTGATGG TTTCCCCAGGCACCATGTCGAGCGACTACACCACGGGGAACCTCCTACGACTCGGTCTGGCCGCCCTCACGGTGGTTATTATGGCAGCCTTCCTGTTTGAAGCCTGGTACAGCCAGAAGGCATCCACGAGTGGATCCAG cctCTCCGGCCCTCACTGGAAGCCTGGAGCAGGAGCTTTGGAGCAGCATGGTTGCTGGGACCCAGACTACTCAGAGCAGTGCGGCCGGGACACAGCTAGAAGTGGCGCAaaagcccctccctgcctccctgggaaCTAG